The Drosophila bipectinata strain 14024-0381.07 chromosome 2L, DbipHiC1v2, whole genome shotgun sequence genome has a segment encoding these proteins:
- the net gene encoding transcription factor ATOH8, which produces MASVQPEKLYMHLSASELAAIIMKDSPNSNDRDAGFCSASSESEGGDDLAVEHAAEHGSASGRPAPNSLAPKEAPEELGSPECKPIALIRNKRKSSEPSKVVGTSSGSGSLPCPCPGSYSMNATGPLKKRIRYTSSADSAVVLTPPAVDSPPLVLPSAASSMRLQEPVGPEAMPNPAHVFVRHPGVTTLHRPFAPHPEQLEPLALVTKRKSSTATDSDVKPEAELSRKPQALKKSLQKKVPKVAATLPLQDLSLSLSDEDKGHAPHQLPQHPSQHQQRNYKNMTRERRIEANARERTRVHTISAAYETLRRAVPAYASSQKLSKLSVLRVACSYILTLSRMAGEDYSADQSEPSIAECMESVTATIQTEGKVKRRKDE; this is translated from the coding sequence ATTCACCCAATTCCAACGACCGTGATGCGGGCTTTTGTTCCGCCAGTTCGGAGAGCGAAGGCGGCGACGATCTGGCCGTCGAGCACGCCGCCGAGCACGGCAGTGCCAGTGGCCGTCCCGCTCCCAACTCACTCGCACCGAAGGAAGCGCCGGAAGAGCTCGGATCGCCGGAGTGCAAGCCCATCGCCCTGATCCGCAACAAACGCAAGAGCTCGGAGCCCTCCAAAGTCGTCGGCACCAGCTCGGGGTCCGGAAGCCTGCCCTGCCCATGCCCTGGCAGCTATAGCATGAATGCCACGGGTCCGCTCAAGAAGCGCATCCGCTACACCTCGTCCGCCGACTCTGCCGTAGTACTCACCCCTCCGGCGGTGGACTCGCCGCCCCTGGTCCTACCGAGTGCCGCCTCCTCCATGCGCTTGCAGGAGCCCGTGGGTCCTGAGGCCATGCCGAATCCGGCGCACGTCTTTGTCCGCCATCCGGGAGTCACCACGTTGCACAGGCCGTTTGCCCCCCACCCGGAGCAGCTGGAGCCCCTGGCTCTGGTCACCAAAAGAAAGTCCTCCACCGCCACAGACAGCGATGTCAAGCCAGAGGCTGAGCTGAGTAGAAAGCCCCAAGCTCTGAAGAAATCGCTGCAGAAGAAGGTGCCAAAGGTAGCGGCTACCTTGCCCCTGCAAGACCTCAGCCTGAGCCTCAGCGACGAGGACAAGGGCCACGCACCGCACCAGCTCCCACAGCACCCCAgccagcaccagcagcgaaACTACAAGAACATGACCAGGGAGCGCCGCATCGAGGCCAATGCCCGGGAACGCACCCGCGTCCACACCATCTCCGCAGCATACGAGACCCTGCGCCGGGCAGTGCCCGCCTATGCCAGCTCCCAGAAGCTCTCGAAGCTCTCCGTTCTGCGGGTGGCCTGCTCCTACATCCTGACGCTGAGCCGGATGGCCGGAGAGGACTACAGCGCCGACCAGTCGGAGCCCTCGATCGCCGAGTGCATGGAGTCCGTGACGGCGACGATCCAAACGGAGGGCAAGGTGAAGCGCCGGAAGGACGAGTAA
- the LOC108123706 gene encoding galectin-4 — protein MGGQAMSVYPRATHVVRRRRMDAITEFYEKRSTVHRRKLYLVTEIPQPGLCFVFHGMCLPGCEHFLIDFMTEAGYEVCDNCNVVLRIGARLPQNYLTRNSRLRGLWGPMERASNLSFQLSRGKSFWMQILITEECFLISVNGYHFAAYAHRMPYKWLEAVDVRGDVTDIAVDSFYVSEYPVRLQHSLPVIIPLHYEENVATVAPGAPRNPKSEWRVLSSLMMMSSPEFVSQPSIALPFYGTIPESENLIEGRALRIEGRVRLMPQKFSFALQIGQEIWPQPTVSFYFSQCFLQGRRDKIGKAIITRSAYVKGEWVNTHISRLNTSLRPGSAFVILIACRKQYYELFVNNKSLLQFKYQMRPERVNIINIRGDIKLWEVFMETSNPLRSGSLMGRTFTTWRKTKLTK, from the exons ATGGGGGGCCAGGCGATGAGTGTTTATCCGAGGGCGACTCACGTAGTGAGGAGGCGGAGGATGGACGCGATCACCGAGTTTTACGAGAAGCGATCTACTGTCCACCGCCGAAAGCTCTACTTGGTGACCGAGATCCCGCAGCCAGGACTATGCTTCGTCTTCCACGGAATGTGTCTCCCCGGGTGCGAGCACTTCCTCATCGACTTCATGACCGAGGCGGGCTACGAGGTCTGCGACAACTGTAACGTGGTGCTTCGGATAGGAGCACGTCTGCCCCAGAACTATCTTACGCGAAACTCCCGCCTAAGGGGCCTGTGGGGCCCCATGGAGCGGGCCTCTAACCTCAGCTTCCAATTGTCCCGCGGCAAGTCCTTCTGGATGCAGATCCTGATCACCGAGGAGTGCTTTCTCATTTCCGTGAACGGCTATCACTTCGCGGCCTACGCACACCGAATGCCCTACAAGTGGCTGGAGGCAGTGGACGTGCGGGGCGACGTCACCGACATTGCCGTGGACTCCTTCTACGTGTCCGAGTATCCTGTCCGGCTGCAGCACTCGTTGCCGGTGATAATACCGCTTCATTACGAGGAAAACGTTGCAACGGTGGCACCCGGCGCCCCACGCAATCCGAAGAGCGAGTGGCGGGTCCTGTCTTCGCTGATGATGATGTCCTCGCCCGAGTTCGTCTCCCAGCCCAGCATCGCGCTTCCCTTCTACGGCACCATTCCCGAGTCGGAGAACCTCATTGAGGGGCGCGCCCTGCGCATCGAGGGCCGAGTGCGTCTGATGCCCCAGAAATTCAGCTTCGCCCTCCAGATTGGCCAGGAGATCTGGCCTCAGCCTACGGTATCCTTCTACTTCAGCCAGTGCTTCCTTCAGGGCAGGCGCGACAAGATCGGCAAGGCCATAATCACGCGCAGCGCCTATGTGAAGGGAGAGTGGGTGAACACCCACATCTCCCGGCTGAACACCTCCCTCCGGCCGGGCAGCGCCTTCGTCATCCTCATCGCATGTCGGAAGCAGTACTACGAGTTGTTCGTCAATAACAAGTCCCTCTTGCAGTTCAAGTACCAGATGCGTCCCGAGCGGGTCAACATCATCAACATTCGCGGCGACATAAAGTTATGGGAGGTCTTCATGGAGACCTCCAATCCTCTACGCA GCGGATCGCTCATGGGACGCACTTTCACGACGTGGAGGAAAACTAAATTAACCAAGTGA